One Malus sylvestris chromosome 14, drMalSylv7.2, whole genome shotgun sequence DNA segment encodes these proteins:
- the LOC126598750 gene encoding protein IQ-DOMAIN 12-like has translation MAKTKCWFGWVKKLFTSEANSKTQKKSKNWKWIFGKLEVLPQYPAQPALITASSSERAVLLSEATEEQKRHAFTVAIATAAAAEAAVAAARAAAEVVRLTTTSKSRHYHTKFDRNLAAIKIQSVYRAHLARKALRALKGLVRVQAIVRGRAVRRRQAATTLKRLPSNRKGNEGQAEVCQRSILTTHEICSDGENKQLISKTKREWEENETPLQCSSQRGWDFSIISQEDMESVRLRKQEAMTKRDRMKKYSFSLRESRNVQMLEDSASINETGTLILHSNLSAITGALFGRSQVKPQHVRNEDSVERPTPKFLVLPRRSFCNVEAEQNNSVHDQHYMAVTASAKAKTRSLSTPKHRLESQDRHNYGISLSSSYDAESVSKNSKNGWGSLADMLKQHHHKQR, from the exons ATGGCAAAGACAAAGTGCTGGTTTGGTTGGGTCAAGAAGCTCTTCACTTCTgaagcaaactcaaagacacAAAAG AAATCGAAGAACTGGAAATGGATTTTCGGGAAGTTGGAGGTACTTCCTCAGTACCCTGCACAGCCTGCACTGATCACAGCATCATCATCAGAGAGAGCAGTACTGCTCAGTGAAGCAACAGAAGAGCAGAAAAGACATGCTTTCACTGTTGCAATTGCAACCGCTGCTGCAGCAGAGGCAGCAGTAGCTGCTGCCCGTGCTGCAGCTGAGGTTGTGCGCCTTACTACTACTTCAAAATCTCGCCACTATCACACAAAGTTTGATAGGAACTTGGCCgccattaaaattcaaagcGTTTATCGCGCACATCTT GCAAGGAAAGCATTGCGAGCGTTGAAAGGACTCGTACGAGTTCAAGCAATTGTTCGTGGCAGAGCTGTGAGACGACGACAAGCAGCTACCACTTTGAAGCGTTTGCCGTCCAACAGAAAAGGAAATGAGGGGCAGGCAGAGGTTTGCCAAAGGAGCATTCTTACTACACACGAGATATGTAGTGATGGTGAAAACAAACAGCTGATCAGCAAGACAAAAAGGGAGTGGGAAGAAAATGAAACACCA CTTCAATGTAGCAGCCAGAGAGGGTGGGATTTCAGTATAATTTCACAGGAAGACATGGAATCCGTACGGCTAAGAAAGCAAGAGGCTATGACCAAAAGAGATAGGATGAAGAAATACTCTTTTTCTCTACGG GAAAGCAGAAATGTGCAAATGTTAGAAGATTCAGCGAGCATCAACGAAACTGGAACGCTAATCCTTCATTCAAATCTTAGTGCTATTACTGGAGCATTGTTTGGGAGATCACAAGTTAAACCGCAACATGTGAGAAATGAAGATTCAGTGGAAAGACCGACCCCAAAATTTCTGGTATTGCCAAGGAGATCATTTTGCAATGTAGAAGCGGAACAGAACAATTCTGTTCATGATCAACATTACATGGCTGTGACAGCATCTGCCAAGGCAAAGACACGGTCGCTAAGTACCCCGAAGCACCGCCTAGAATCCCAGGATCGACACAACTATgggatttctctttcttcttcttatgatGCTGAGTCTGTTAGCAAGAATAGCAAGAATGGATGGGGTTCTTTGGCAGATATGTTGAAGCAACATCACCATAAACAACGTTGA